One window from the genome of Cucumis melo cultivar AY chromosome 10, USDA_Cmelo_AY_1.0, whole genome shotgun sequence encodes:
- the LOC127151363 gene encoding mitogen-activated protein kinase 16-like — protein sequence MALCLLERLLAFDPKCRLTAAEALADPYLNDMAKQELEPSIQPISKLEFEFERRKLSKDDVRELIYTEMRQGCLHGGDHPTTFMHPREWVSPTEQNNTENNIDSER from the exons ATGGCACTTTGTTTACTGGAACGTCTCCTAGCATTTGATCCCAAATGTCGTCTAACAGCTGCAGAG GCCCTTGCTGATCCTTACTTGAACGACATGGCAAAACAAGAACTTGAACCTTCTATTCAACCAATTTCAAAACTTGAGTTTGAGTTTGAAAGGAGGAAGTTATCAAAAGATGATGTTAGAGAGTTGATTTATACAGAG ATGCGTCAGGGTTGTCTACATGGTGGAGATCATCCAACTACCTTCATGCATCCAAG GGAGTGGGTTAGTCCTACCGAGCAGAACAACACTGAGAATAACATCGATTCTGAAAGGTAG